Proteins from a genomic interval of Polaribacter sp. Q13:
- a CDS encoding circularly permuted type 2 ATP-grasp protein, translating to MKETTTLPLFSTYELDSRFYDELFKGNNEIREVYKTLYNLFGSYSVTEFDRLNKQAKDSFFNLGITFQVYGEKEVKEKIFPFDLFPRIINNKEWTTIEKGVLQRSKALNLFLWDVYHDQKIINQGIVPRDLIESSVNFLPQMIGLDPPGGIYNHISGTDLIKHSDGDYYVLEDNIRCPSGVSYVIGNRNAVKHSLFGVFNQYNAHTVVDYGAKLLETMESVKPPGVDAPVCVIITPGVYNSAYYEHSFLAKQMGVGLVEGRDLFVENGFVYMRTIYGPEKVDVIYRRIDDLFIDPLVFKKDSMLGVPGLFSVYLKGNVTLVNAPGTGVADDKAVYTYMPEIIKYYLDEEPILNNVHTYHCSRKEELKYVLENIDKLVVKPVDESGGYGISIGSKLTKEEIETVKKTILAEPRKYIAQPIMSLSTHPTYIDENESFESRHVDLRTFTLLGKDTDFVLKGGLTRVALKKGNLVVNSSQGGGSKDTWVLKK from the coding sequence TTGAAGGAAACTACAACATTGCCGCTATTTTCAACTTACGAATTAGATTCTAGATTTTATGATGAGCTCTTTAAGGGTAATAATGAAATAAGGGAGGTTTATAAAACTTTATATAATTTATTTGGTTCATACTCTGTAACCGAATTCGATCGCTTAAACAAACAAGCTAAAGATTCGTTTTTTAATCTTGGAATAACATTTCAAGTGTATGGAGAAAAAGAGGTGAAAGAAAAGATTTTTCCTTTTGATTTATTTCCAAGAATTATCAATAATAAAGAATGGACTACTATAGAAAAAGGAGTATTGCAACGAAGTAAAGCTTTAAATCTTTTTCTTTGGGATGTTTATCATGATCAAAAAATTATAAATCAAGGTATAGTTCCCAGAGATTTAATTGAATCTTCTGTAAACTTTTTACCTCAAATGATAGGATTAGATCCACCTGGTGGAATTTACAATCATATTTCTGGTACAGATTTAATTAAACATTCTGATGGAGATTATTATGTTTTAGAAGATAATATTAGATGCCCTTCTGGTGTAAGTTATGTTATTGGTAATAGAAATGCTGTAAAACATTCGTTGTTTGGTGTTTTTAATCAATATAATGCACATACGGTAGTAGATTATGGCGCCAAATTATTAGAAACTATGGAGTCTGTAAAGCCACCAGGAGTAGATGCTCCGGTTTGCGTTATTATAACTCCGGGTGTATATAACTCTGCCTATTACGAGCATTCTTTCTTAGCAAAACAAATGGGAGTCGGTTTAGTAGAAGGAAGAGATTTATTTGTAGAAAATGGTTTTGTGTATATGAGAACCATATACGGACCCGAAAAAGTAGATGTAATTTACAGAAGAATAGATGATTTATTTATAGATCCATTAGTGTTTAAAAAGGATTCTATGCTTGGGGTACCTGGTTTGTTTTCTGTGTATCTAAAAGGAAATGTAACTTTAGTAAATGCCCCCGGAACAGGTGTGGCAGATGATAAGGCGGTATATACGTATATGCCAGAAATTATTAAATACTATTTAGATGAAGAGCCTATTTTAAACAACGTACACACGTATCATTGTAGTAGAAAAGAGGAGTTAAAGTATGTATTAGAAAACATTGATAAACTGGTTGTAAAACCTGTAGATGAATCTGGAGGTTATGGTATTTCTATTGGTAGTAAGCTAACTAAAGAAGAAATAGAAACTGTTAAGAAAACCATTTTGGCAGAACCTAGAAAATATATTGCTCAACCGATAATGTCATTATCTACACACCCAACATATATAGATGAAAATGAATCATTTGAGTCTAGACATGTAGATTTAAGAACTTTTACTTTGTTAGGAAAAGATACCGATTTTGTCTTAAAAGGAGGGTTGACTAGGGTAGCGCTTAAAAAAGGAAATTTAGTTGTAAATTCATCTCAAGGTGGCGGATCAAAAGACACTTGGGTTTTAAAAAAATAA